A window of Acidobacteriota bacterium contains these coding sequences:
- the rlmB gene encoding 23S rRNA (guanosine(2251)-2'-O)-methyltransferase RlmB, whose amino-acid sequence MLIYGVNPVLEALRAGRVSAIRVAGRADARLQQILQEALSRAVLVERVEAAALDRAAKGGAHQGVVAELAVERPRCSVSDLVAGARAAPLLVVLDGVEDPQNVGAILRTCDAAGVDGVVRQTRRAARLEGAAARASAGAIAHVRIADVVNIARALEELRALDVWTVGLAGDAERPYDEIDLSLPTAIVVGAEGSGLRRLVRERCDLLAAIPMRGHVESLNVSVATGVVLFEAVRQRRTTRPA is encoded by the coding sequence ATGCTGATCTACGGCGTCAACCCCGTGCTCGAGGCCCTTCGTGCCGGGCGTGTGTCGGCCATCCGGGTCGCGGGACGGGCCGACGCCCGCCTGCAGCAGATTCTCCAGGAGGCGTTGTCGCGTGCCGTGCTCGTGGAGCGCGTCGAGGCCGCGGCGCTCGATCGGGCGGCGAAGGGCGGCGCGCACCAGGGCGTGGTGGCCGAGCTAGCAGTCGAGCGCCCGCGGTGCAGCGTGAGCGACCTCGTGGCCGGGGCCAGGGCCGCGCCGTTGCTGGTGGTGCTCGACGGTGTCGAGGATCCGCAGAACGTCGGGGCGATTCTCCGCACGTGCGATGCGGCGGGCGTCGACGGCGTCGTCCGGCAGACGCGACGGGCCGCGCGGCTCGAGGGCGCGGCGGCCCGGGCGTCGGCCGGGGCGATCGCGCACGTGCGGATCGCCGATGTCGTCAACATCGCCCGCGCGCTCGAAGAACTGAGGGCGCTCGACGTGTGGACGGTGGGCCTGGCTGGAGACGCCGAGCGCCCCTATGACGAAATCGACCTGTCGCTGCCGACGGCCATCGTGGTCGGTGCGGAAGGATCCGGCCTGCGCCGCCTCGTGCGTGAGCGGTGCGACCTTCTGGCGGCCATCCCGATGCGGGGCCACGTCGAGAGCCTGAACGTCTCGGTGGCGACGGGGGTGGTCCTGTTCGAGGCGGTGCGCCAGCGGCGCACGACCCGCCCGGCGTGA
- the radA gene encoding DNA repair protein RadA: MKTPRPVFVCQACGAQAPKWLGRCVDCGAWNSLVEERPAPEPAAGGARRSAALSTGTARLFDEVDTEMAERLSTGIGEFDRALGGGVVPGSLVLLGGEPGIGKSTLLLQAAAHFAAHVGPVLYASGEESEHQVKSRGQRLGVAGAPLYLLAETCLERILDEVARLRPGLLVVDSIQTVFSLKLQSAPGSIGQVREAATELLFVSKGQNLPTFLVGHVTKEGSLAGPKSLEHIVDTVLYFEGESHHAHRIVRAVKNRFGAVSELGVFEMTERGLRPVANPSELFLSERPASSPGSVVLCCVEGSRPLLVEVQALVSTSTYGNARRMASGLDQARLSLLLAVLEKRVGLNLIAEDVFVNVAGGLTVDEPAADLAVLAAIASSVRNRPVRPRTAVFGEVGLAGEVRSISQGSLRVREAAQMGFERCVLPAGNFAPADAPPGIDLVAVRHVTDALDALIG, translated from the coding sequence ATGAAGACCCCGAGGCCCGTCTTCGTGTGCCAGGCGTGCGGTGCGCAGGCGCCCAAGTGGCTGGGGCGCTGCGTCGACTGCGGCGCCTGGAACTCGCTCGTCGAGGAACGGCCGGCGCCCGAGCCGGCGGCCGGCGGGGCCCGGCGTTCCGCGGCCCTCTCGACCGGCACGGCCCGGCTCTTCGACGAGGTCGACACCGAAATGGCCGAGCGGCTGTCGACCGGCATCGGCGAATTCGACCGGGCGCTCGGCGGTGGCGTCGTGCCGGGGTCGCTCGTCCTGCTCGGCGGCGAGCCGGGCATCGGCAAGTCGACGCTGCTGCTGCAGGCCGCCGCCCACTTCGCCGCCCACGTCGGGCCGGTGCTCTACGCGTCGGGCGAGGAGTCGGAACACCAGGTGAAGTCGCGCGGCCAACGGCTCGGCGTCGCCGGCGCGCCGCTGTACCTGCTCGCCGAGACCTGCCTCGAGCGCATCCTCGACGAGGTGGCGCGGCTCAGGCCGGGCCTGCTCGTCGTCGACTCGATCCAGACCGTCTTCTCGCTCAAGCTGCAATCGGCGCCGGGCAGCATCGGGCAGGTGCGGGAGGCGGCGACCGAACTGCTCTTCGTGTCGAAGGGGCAGAACCTGCCGACCTTCCTCGTCGGCCACGTGACCAAAGAAGGGAGCCTCGCCGGGCCCAAGTCGCTCGAGCACATCGTCGACACGGTGCTCTACTTCGAGGGCGAGTCGCACCACGCCCACCGGATCGTCCGGGCCGTCAAGAATCGCTTCGGCGCGGTGAGCGAGCTCGGGGTCTTCGAGATGACCGAGCGCGGCTTGCGTCCCGTCGCGAACCCGTCGGAGCTCTTCCTGTCGGAGCGTCCGGCCTCCTCGCCCGGCTCCGTCGTGCTGTGCTGTGTGGAGGGGTCGAGACCGCTGCTCGTCGAGGTGCAGGCCCTCGTCAGCACCAGCACCTATGGCAACGCGCGCCGCATGGCGAGCGGCCTCGACCAGGCGCGGCTGTCGTTGCTGCTCGCCGTCCTCGAGAAACGGGTCGGGCTGAACCTCATCGCCGAGGACGTCTTCGTCAACGTCGCGGGGGGCCTGACGGTCGATGAGCCGGCCGCCGACCTTGCCGTGCTGGCGGCGATCGCGTCGAGCGTTCGGAACCGGCCGGTGCGGCCGAGGACGGCCGTGTTCGGCGAGGTGGGCCTCGCCGGCGAGGTGCGCAGCATCTCGCAGGGATCGCTGCGGGTGCGGGAGGCGGCGCAGATGGGCTTCGAGCGGTGCGTGCTGCCCGCCGGCAACTTCGCGCCCGCCGACGCCCCGCCCGGGATCGACCTCGTTGCGGTCCGTCACGTCACCGACGCCCTCGACGCGCTGATCGGCTGA
- the alr gene encoding alanine racemase produces MDAARLHPRVHAVREPREARPIALRQTVARIDLDALGANYAALASFVARDAARSGRRPPGLIAVVKANGYGHGAVRVGRALEAAGAPMLACADIEEGVTLRTGGVTRPILVFGALSLSDLDGVFDYGLTPSISSPAAAAALEAAAARRGVRLACHLKIDTGMHRLGFRHDNLRRTLPGLVASPHLEVVAVYTHFGTADDVECPLFGEQRERFDTACATLRDLGIAAPRRHAANSAALLRDERVWYDDVRPGLLVYGLVPPPLATTLPLVPVMSLESRVTAVKGVRQGESVGYGARFTAEGPRRLAIVPAGYADGIDVRLANRGVVLVRGRRVPVVGSVCMDMLMADVTGLDVQPGDEVVILGRQGDERLDVREVAAAIGTIPYELLCRVGSRIERVYEGGR; encoded by the coding sequence ATCGACGCGGCTCGCCTTCATCCGCGAGTTCACGCGGTTCGAGAACCTCGAGAGGCACGCCCCATAGCCCTCCGTCAGACCGTCGCCCGGATCGACCTCGACGCGCTCGGGGCCAACTACGCGGCGCTCGCCTCGTTCGTCGCGCGCGACGCCGCCCGCTCGGGCCGGCGTCCGCCCGGCCTCATCGCGGTCGTCAAGGCGAACGGCTACGGCCACGGGGCGGTGCGGGTCGGCCGCGCGCTCGAGGCCGCCGGGGCACCCATGCTCGCCTGCGCCGACATCGAGGAGGGCGTGACCCTGCGCACGGGGGGCGTCACGCGGCCGATTCTCGTGTTCGGGGCCCTCAGTCTGAGCGATCTCGACGGCGTGTTCGACTACGGCCTCACGCCGTCGATCTCGAGCCCGGCGGCCGCGGCCGCGCTCGAGGCCGCGGCCGCCCGCCGCGGCGTGCGCCTCGCCTGCCACCTGAAGATCGATACCGGCATGCACCGGCTCGGCTTCCGGCACGACAACCTCCGGCGCACCCTCCCCGGGCTCGTCGCGAGCCCGCACCTCGAGGTGGTGGCCGTCTACACGCACTTCGGGACGGCCGACGACGTCGAGTGTCCGCTCTTCGGTGAGCAGCGCGAGCGCTTCGACACGGCCTGCGCCACGCTGCGCGACCTCGGCATCGCCGCGCCGCGCCGGCACGCCGCCAACAGCGCCGCCCTGCTGCGCGACGAGCGGGTGTGGTACGACGACGTGCGACCGGGCCTGCTCGTCTACGGCCTCGTCCCGCCGCCGCTCGCCACGACGCTGCCGCTCGTGCCGGTGATGTCGCTCGAGAGCCGGGTGACCGCCGTGAAGGGGGTGCGACAGGGCGAATCGGTGGGATACGGGGCGCGCTTCACCGCCGAGGGGCCGCGCCGCCTCGCCATCGTTCCGGCGGGCTACGCCGACGGCATCGACGTGCGGCTCGCCAACCGCGGCGTCGTGCTCGTGCGCGGACGCCGGGTGCCCGTCGTCGGGTCGGTGTGCATGGACATGCTCATGGCCGACGTCACCGGCCTCGACGTGCAGCCGGGCGACGAGGTGGTCATCCTCGGCCGGCAGGGCGACGAGCGCCTCGACGTGCGGGAGGTCGCTGCCGCCATCGGCACGATTCCCTACGAGCTGCTCTGTCGCGTGGGGAGCCGCATCGAACGGGTGTACGAGGGAGGAAGGTAG
- a CDS encoding PIN domain nuclease, with the protein MTWFVMARVLFAVAVVWSAALLQPVHEERLVNVLFGAVFAGAVIAVEMRLRETSVSSLLGALIGGAIGLTIAQAIGAALFWANHGDNRVAFLDSTVLLVLTYLGVVIGARKGEWLEPAKLVGLFRSTGPQKRYRILDTSVIIDGRIADVCETGFLDGTLVVPQFVLKELQMVADSSDSMKRNRGRRGLDILQKIQKMAGVEVIVSDVDFPDVREVDLKLIELARTLPGKIVTNDFNLNKVAQLRGVQVLNINELANALKPVVLPGEFMKVFILKEGKEYNQGVAYLDDGTMVVVDNARKLIGKTIDVVTTSVLQTTAGKMIFGRHIESAAVAQQAANGGESGPDKGEGPPRRSRVVPQT; encoded by the coding sequence ATGACTTGGTTCGTCATGGCGCGGGTGTTGTTCGCGGTCGCGGTCGTCTGGTCGGCCGCCCTGCTCCAACCCGTGCATGAAGAGCGGCTCGTCAACGTCCTGTTCGGGGCGGTCTTCGCCGGCGCGGTCATCGCCGTGGAGATGCGCCTGCGCGAGACGTCGGTCTCGTCGCTGCTCGGCGCGCTCATCGGCGGTGCCATCGGCCTGACGATCGCGCAGGCCATCGGCGCCGCGCTGTTCTGGGCCAACCACGGCGACAACCGCGTCGCGTTCCTCGACAGCACCGTCCTGCTCGTACTCACCTACCTCGGCGTCGTGATCGGCGCACGCAAGGGCGAGTGGCTCGAGCCGGCGAAGCTGGTCGGTCTCTTCCGCTCGACCGGCCCGCAGAAGCGCTATCGCATCCTCGACACGAGCGTCATCATCGACGGCCGGATCGCCGACGTGTGCGAGACGGGCTTCCTCGACGGCACGCTGGTCGTGCCGCAGTTCGTGCTCAAGGAACTCCAGATGGTGGCCGATTCCTCCGACTCGATGAAGCGCAACCGCGGCCGTCGCGGCCTCGACATCCTGCAGAAGATCCAGAAGATGGCGGGCGTCGAGGTGATCGTCTCCGACGTCGACTTCCCGGACGTGCGCGAGGTCGACCTGAAGCTGATCGAGCTTGCGCGCACGTTGCCGGGCAAGATCGTCACCAACGACTTCAACCTGAACAAGGTCGCGCAGCTGCGCGGCGTGCAGGTCCTCAACATCAACGAGCTGGCCAACGCGCTCAAGCCGGTCGTGCTGCCGGGCGAGTTCATGAAGGTCTTCATCCTGAAGGAAGGCAAGGAGTACAACCAGGGGGTCGCCTACCTCGACGACGGGACGATGGTGGTGGTCGACAACGCACGCAAGCTGATCGGCAAGACGATCGACGTCGTGACGACCAGCGTGCTCCAGACGACCGCGGGCAAGATGATCTTCGGCCGGCACATCGAGTCGGCGGCAGTCGCGCAGCAGGCGGCCAACGGCGGCGAGTCCGGCCCAGACAAGGGCGAAGGCCCACCGCGGCGCTCGCGCGTCGTCCCGCAGACCTGA
- the rpmG gene encoding 50S ribosomal protein L33, which produces MRDNITLACQECKRRNYTSTKNKKKTTERLEFAKYCRFCRRHTAHRETK; this is translated from the coding sequence ATGCGCGACAACATCACGCTGGCTTGCCAGGAATGCAAGCGGCGCAACTACACGTCGACGAAGAACAAGAAGAAGACGACCGAGCGTCTCGAGTTCGCGAAGTACTGCCGGTTCTGCCGTCGGCACACGGCGCATCGGGAGACGAAGTAG
- a CDS encoding glutamate--tRNA ligase yields MRFAPSPTGYLHVGNARTALFNWLLARGRGGCLVLRIEDTDSGRSTAASEQSIFDDLRWLGLEWDEGPDVGGPYAPYRQSDRLERYREHADRLIAAGRAYHCFCTPEQLEKGRQRAVIEGGAAVYSGRCRGITIEEARARIDGGETAALRFKVPAHRAVAFDDLVRGHVVFHTDVIGDPVIVRSDGWPAYNFAAVVDDATMGISHVIRGEDHVSNTPRQLLLYEALGYAAPVFAHLSLVMGPDHTPLSKRHGATSVGEFRARGILPEALVNYLALLGWSPGDDEEILPVEELARRFAIEHVGRSPGIFDPDKLAWINRHYLKVASPARVGALMLPFLRAAGFVGEPDPSGHAFVESLTPMIASAVDHLDQAPVRLRFLFDFDPARTMADPAVRAEFAESGARDVVAALAAVLAARERVRDRDDFRALASEVRQRTGRKGRELFHPIRVALTGAAGGPELDLAVPAIDRGAGLAETSGVARVTGSRERAALFLAALAEG; encoded by the coding sequence GTGCGGTTCGCGCCGAGTCCGACCGGGTACCTGCACGTCGGCAACGCGCGAACGGCGCTGTTCAACTGGCTGCTCGCACGTGGACGGGGCGGCTGCCTCGTGCTGCGCATCGAAGACACCGACAGCGGACGTTCGACCGCCGCCTCCGAGCAGAGCATCTTCGACGACCTGCGCTGGCTGGGGCTCGAGTGGGACGAAGGGCCGGACGTCGGCGGTCCGTACGCGCCCTACCGCCAGTCGGATCGGCTCGAGCGCTATCGCGAGCACGCCGATCGGTTGATCGCCGCCGGTCGGGCGTACCACTGCTTCTGCACGCCCGAGCAGCTCGAGAAAGGCCGGCAGCGCGCGGTGATCGAGGGCGGTGCCGCGGTGTACAGCGGCCGCTGCCGCGGCATCACGATCGAGGAGGCCCGGGCGCGAATCGACGGAGGCGAGACCGCCGCGCTTCGCTTCAAGGTGCCGGCGCACCGGGCGGTGGCGTTCGACGACCTCGTCCGAGGCCACGTCGTCTTCCACACCGACGTCATCGGCGACCCCGTGATCGTCCGGTCGGACGGCTGGCCCGCCTACAACTTCGCGGCCGTCGTCGACGACGCGACGATGGGCATCTCGCACGTGATCCGGGGAGAGGACCACGTCTCGAACACCCCCAGACAGCTGCTGCTGTACGAGGCGCTGGGGTACGCGGCCCCCGTCTTCGCCCATCTGTCGCTCGTGATGGGGCCCGACCACACCCCGCTCTCGAAGCGGCACGGCGCGACGTCGGTGGGCGAGTTCCGCGCCAGGGGCATCCTCCCGGAGGCGCTCGTCAACTACCTCGCGCTGCTCGGCTGGTCGCCCGGCGACGATGAGGAGATCCTTCCCGTCGAAGAGCTGGCGCGACGCTTCGCCATCGAACACGTCGGCCGCAGCCCGGGCATCTTCGATCCCGACAAGTTGGCCTGGATCAACCGGCACTACCTGAAGGTCGCCTCGCCGGCGCGTGTCGGCGCGCTGATGCTGCCGTTCCTGCGTGCGGCGGGATTCGTCGGAGAGCCCGACCCGAGCGGGCACGCGTTTGTCGAGTCGTTGACGCCGATGATCGCGTCGGCCGTCGATCACCTCGACCAGGCGCCAGTCCGCCTGCGCTTCCTCTTCGATTTCGACCCCGCGCGGACGATGGCCGACCCGGCGGTGCGGGCGGAGTTCGCCGAGTCCGGCGCGCGAGACGTCGTCGCCGCACTGGCCGCCGTGCTGGCCGCACGGGAGCGCGTGCGCGATCGCGACGACTTTCGAGCGCTGGCCTCCGAGGTGCGCCAGCGCACCGGCCGCAAGGGGCGGGAACTCTTCCACCCGATCAGGGTTGCGCTGACGGGCGCCGCCGGTGGCCCCGAACTCGACCTGGCGGTGCCGGCGATCGACCGGGGTGCGGGCCTGGCCGAGACCTCGGGCGTCGCGCGCGTCACCGGCAGCCGCGAGCGCGCGGCGCTCTTCCTCGCGGCGCTCGCGGAGGGGTGA
- a CDS encoding 1-acyl-sn-glycerol-3-phosphate acyltransferase → MVFPPFHWWRTVFFLIPAIGVYTIVLGSLSVGSSLVGGRGRFAHACARLWSWAILATTGVNVTLRGLDRLPRGRPYLFICNHQSIYDIPVTFWSLPFELRIIAKASLGAFPFLGWHLSRTGHVLVNRENPGAVVFRQVAELMRLGNSLLVFPEGTRSADGRVGRFRAGIFRLAIESGLPIVPLAVRGTRHVMKKGRLMTCPGHVSLEVFPPIETMGLSSDDAKRLADDVQRVIVAAVAGDEDALPGPAPEEARPSP, encoded by the coding sequence GTGGTGTTCCCTCCCTTTCACTGGTGGCGGACCGTCTTCTTCCTCATTCCAGCCATTGGTGTGTACACGATCGTCCTCGGCTCCCTGTCGGTGGGATCATCGCTCGTCGGCGGGCGGGGTCGCTTCGCCCACGCCTGCGCGCGGCTCTGGTCGTGGGCCATCCTCGCCACGACGGGCGTGAACGTGACGCTGCGCGGGCTCGACCGCCTCCCTCGCGGCCGGCCCTACCTGTTCATCTGCAACCACCAGAGCATCTACGACATCCCGGTCACCTTCTGGTCGCTGCCCTTCGAGCTGCGCATCATCGCGAAGGCTTCGCTCGGCGCCTTCCCCTTCCTCGGATGGCACCTCAGCCGGACGGGGCACGTGCTCGTGAACCGGGAGAACCCGGGGGCCGTCGTGTTTCGCCAGGTCGCCGAGCTCATGCGCCTGGGCAACTCGCTCCTCGTCTTCCCCGAGGGCACGCGCAGCGCTGACGGCCGCGTCGGACGGTTCCGGGCGGGCATCTTCCGGCTGGCGATCGAGTCGGGCCTGCCCATCGTGCCGCTCGCCGTGCGCGGGACCCGCCACGTCATGAAGAAGGGACGCCTCATGACGTGTCCCGGTCACGTCTCGCTCGAGGTCTTCCCGCCGATCGAGACGATGGGCCTCTCGAGCGACGACGCCAAGCGACTGGCCGACGACGTGCAGCGCGTCATCGTGGCGGCGGTCGCCGGCGATGAGGATGCTCTGCCAGGGCCCGCCCCCGAGGAGGCGCGTCCTTCACCATGA
- the ispD gene encoding 2-C-methyl-D-erythritol 4-phosphate cytidylyltransferase, with the protein MRETSGARVGAVVVAGGRGARFGGTVPKQLLEIDGRSLLELSVDAFVRHPRVVEVVVVLPDDLVPHAARWLPEDAGVVVRGGGPRRQDSVANGVEALSADVGIVLVHDAARPLVPADVISRTIEAAADVGAALAAVPARDTVKRVHRVAGGLRVEATLPRESIYLAQTPQGFRRAVLEAAVALGRAGIEATDEAALAERAGHPVAIVEGDVRLMKVTTPEDLVKATALARHLEAAGGEPVAGIGSMRIGIGYDNHRLVEGRPLVLGGVLVPFERGLAGHSDADAVCHAVTDAVLGAAGLGDIGRLFPDTDPRWRDADSIGLLRDAMDRVHAAGFAVGNVDVIIVAERPKVGPYTEAMRARLADALGVTIAAVSLKGKTNEGVDAVGRGEAIAVHAVAMLVDRAGAAP; encoded by the coding sequence ATGCGTGAGACGTCCGGCGCGAGGGTGGGGGCGGTCGTCGTGGCGGGCGGCCGCGGCGCGCGCTTCGGCGGGACCGTGCCCAAGCAGCTGCTCGAGATCGACGGACGCAGCCTGCTCGAGCTGAGCGTCGATGCGTTCGTCCGGCACCCTCGGGTCGTCGAGGTCGTCGTGGTGCTGCCCGACGACCTCGTGCCCCACGCCGCACGCTGGCTGCCGGAGGACGCCGGGGTGGTCGTCCGGGGTGGCGGCCCGCGCCGACAGGACTCGGTGGCCAACGGCGTCGAGGCGCTGAGCGCCGACGTCGGCATCGTGCTGGTCCACGATGCGGCGCGTCCCCTGGTGCCGGCCGATGTCATCTCGCGTACGATCGAGGCGGCAGCCGACGTCGGTGCCGCGCTCGCGGCCGTGCCGGCGCGAGACACGGTGAAGCGCGTGCACCGTGTGGCCGGGGGGCTTCGCGTCGAGGCCACGCTGCCCCGCGAGTCGATCTACCTCGCGCAGACACCGCAGGGGTTCAGGCGCGCCGTCCTCGAGGCGGCGGTCGCGCTCGGCCGCGCGGGCATCGAGGCGACCGACGAGGCGGCCCTCGCCGAGCGCGCCGGACACCCCGTCGCGATTGTCGAGGGCGACGTCCGGCTCATGAAGGTGACCACGCCAGAGGACCTCGTCAAGGCGACGGCGCTCGCCCGGCACCTCGAGGCGGCCGGTGGAGAGCCGGTCGCCGGGATCGGATCGATGCGCATAGGAATCGGATACGACAACCACCGGCTCGTCGAGGGCCGGCCGCTCGTGCTCGGCGGCGTCCTCGTGCCATTCGAGCGCGGCCTCGCCGGCCACTCGGATGCCGACGCCGTGTGCCACGCGGTGACCGACGCGGTGCTCGGGGCCGCGGGGCTCGGCGACATCGGCCGCCTCTTCCCCGACACCGACCCGCGCTGGCGCGACGCCGACAGCATCGGCCTGCTGCGCGACGCGATGGACCGCGTGCACGCCGCGGGGTTCGCCGTCGGCAACGTCGACGTGATCATCGTCGCGGAGCGGCCGAAGGTCGGGCCCTACACCGAGGCGATGCGCGCCCGCCTCGCCGACGCGCTCGGCGTGACGATCGCGGCCGTCAGCCTGAAGGGCAAGACCAACGAGGGTGTCGATGCCGTCGGCCGCGGTGAGGCCATCGCCGTGCACGCCGTCGCGATGCTCGTCGACCGTGCGGGAGCGGCGCCGTGA
- the secE gene encoding preprotein translocase subunit SecE, with protein sequence MLDNVKDAPLKARENVGGWWNNGKEFLAEVRNEMKRVTWPTRKEVYATTIVVILTSIFFGLYLWGIDLVLAAVVHWIFRAMGVA encoded by the coding sequence ATGCTCGACAACGTCAAGGACGCCCCGCTCAAGGCCCGCGAGAACGTCGGCGGCTGGTGGAACAACGGCAAGGAGTTCCTCGCCGAAGTCCGCAACGAGATGAAGCGCGTCACCTGGCCGACGCGCAAGGAGGTGTACGCCACGACGATCGTGGTCATCCTCACCTCCATCTTCTTCGGGCTCTATCTCTGGGGCATCGACCTCGTGCTCGCGGCCGTCGTGCACTGGATCTTCCGGGCGATGGGTGTGGCATGA
- the tuf gene encoding elongation factor Tu, producing the protein MAKEKFDRSKPHVNVGTIGHIDHGKTTLTAALTKVAAEKGWAKFVSYDEVAKASESQGRRDATKILTIATSHVEYSTASRHYAHVDCPGHADYIKNMITGAAQMDGGILVVSAVDGPMPQTREHVLLARQVNVPYLVVALNKVDAVDDPELLDLVELEVRELLSSYGFPGDDTPVVRVSALGALQGEPEGIESVIKLMEALDSYIPMPEREVDKPFLMPIEDVFSISGRGTVVTGRVERGKVKVGEEVEIVGFAPTVKKVVTGVEMFRKLLDAGEAGDNIGVLLRGVEKNDVERGQVLAKPGSITPHTKFKGEVYILSKDEGGRHTPFFNGYRPQFYIRTTDVTGSLHLPEGVEMVMPGDNTSISAELITPVALEKGARFAIREGGRTVGAGTITEIIE; encoded by the coding sequence ATGGCGAAGGAAAAATTCGATCGCTCAAAACCGCATGTCAACGTCGGCACCATCGGCCACATCGACCATGGCAAGACGACCCTGACCGCGGCGCTCACGAAGGTGGCCGCCGAGAAGGGCTGGGCGAAGTTCGTCTCGTACGACGAGGTCGCGAAGGCGTCGGAGTCGCAGGGGCGTCGCGATGCGACGAAGATCCTGACCATCGCCACGAGCCACGTCGAGTACTCGACGGCCTCGCGGCACTACGCGCACGTCGACTGCCCGGGCCACGCCGACTACATCAAGAACATGATCACGGGCGCTGCGCAGATGGACGGCGGCATCCTGGTCGTGTCGGCCGTCGACGGCCCGATGCCGCAGACGCGCGAGCACGTGCTGCTCGCGCGTCAGGTGAACGTGCCGTACCTGGTCGTGGCGCTGAACAAGGTCGATGCCGTGGACGACCCCGAGCTGCTCGACCTCGTCGAGCTCGAGGTGCGTGAGCTGCTCTCGAGCTACGGGTTCCCCGGCGACGACACGCCCGTCGTGCGCGTCTCGGCGCTTGGCGCCCTGCAGGGCGAGCCCGAGGGCATCGAGTCGGTCATCAAGCTGATGGAGGCGCTCGACAGTTACATCCCGATGCCGGAGCGCGAGGTCGACAAGCCGTTCCTGATGCCGATCGAGGACGTGTTCTCGATTTCGGGCCGTGGCACGGTGGTCACGGGACGTGTCGAGCGCGGCAAGGTGAAGGTCGGCGAGGAGGTCGAGATCGTCGGCTTCGCGCCCACCGTGAAGAAGGTCGTCACGGGCGTCGAGATGTTCCGGAAGCTGCTCGACGCGGGTGAGGCGGGCGACAACATCGGCGTGCTGCTGCGCGGCGTCGAGAAGAACGACGTCGAGCGGGGCCAGGTGCTGGCCAAGCCGGGGTCGATCACGCCGCACACGAAGTTCAAGGGCGAGGTCTACATCCTGTCGAAGGACGAGGGCGGGCGGCATACGCCGTTCTTCAACGGGTACCGGCCGCAGTTCTACATCCGGACGACCGACGTCACTGGCTCGCTGCACCTGCCGGAGGGCGTCGAGATGGTGATGCCGGGCGACAACACGTCGATCTCGGCCGAGCTCATCACGCCGGTTGCGCTCGAGAAGGGCGCGCGGTTCGCGATCCGCGAGGGCGGGCGCACGGTGGGCGCGGGGACGATCACGGAGATCATCGAGTAG